One part of the Bacillus sp. FJAT-27916 genome encodes these proteins:
- a CDS encoding ROK family transcriptional regulator: MSKEFITGSFQRMKSTNLSIVLNLIREKGPISRADIAKLTKLTPPTISNLTKELLVEERIVEQSLGESSGGRKPTLLTLNSERHHIIGVDIGSHEMNLILTNLTGEVKHSIIQAMPSSVKKESLLSLLTKSIRTMIISAPEPEKLIGIGVAMHGIVDVAKGESVFAPNLNLHHIPIKDILEKEFGLMVIVENDARAIAHGHQWFGHEKGAQDLACINVGRGIGAGLIIDGELYLGHDFISGEIGHMAIDLHGPTCSCGNNGCLQTFATGPAIAERMRAKLEEGESSSLSVMLGDGSCSEITGEEVFEAAKAGDSLAQQVLQEAGEYLGIGLTNLIHIINPEKIVLSGGVINAREFLLDTVQETIQKRALTEKAKKTVITVSSFGSYATVIGAISLVLRELFSESRSLK; encoded by the coding sequence ATGAGTAAAGAATTCATTACCGGAAGCTTTCAAAGAATGAAATCCACCAACCTCTCCATCGTTTTAAATCTAATTCGTGAGAAAGGCCCTATTTCACGGGCAGATATCGCCAAACTCACAAAGCTGACCCCTCCTACCATCAGCAACCTGACAAAGGAGCTTCTAGTGGAGGAACGAATCGTGGAACAATCCCTAGGCGAGTCCAGCGGTGGCCGTAAGCCGACCTTACTCACGCTTAATAGTGAACGACATCACATCATCGGGGTTGATATTGGCTCTCATGAAATGAATTTAATCTTAACGAACCTTACAGGCGAGGTTAAACATAGCATCATTCAAGCAATGCCATCCTCTGTGAAGAAGGAATCACTCCTTTCCTTATTGACCAAAAGCATCCGTACGATGATAATCAGCGCTCCAGAGCCAGAGAAATTAATTGGAATCGGCGTGGCTATGCATGGAATCGTCGATGTGGCCAAAGGGGAGTCCGTATTCGCTCCAAACCTCAACCTGCATCATATACCCATTAAAGACATACTTGAGAAGGAATTCGGTCTAATGGTGATTGTTGAGAATGATGCACGTGCTATCGCCCATGGTCACCAATGGTTCGGTCATGAGAAAGGTGCCCAAGACCTTGCCTGTATCAATGTTGGGCGGGGAATAGGCGCCGGGCTAATTATAGACGGAGAGCTTTATCTGGGCCATGATTTCATCAGCGGAGAAATTGGGCATATGGCGATTGACCTGCATGGACCAACTTGCTCCTGCGGCAATAATGGATGCCTCCAAACCTTTGCAACAGGCCCGGCGATTGCTGAGAGAATGCGAGCCAAACTCGAAGAAGGGGAATCGAGTTCTCTTTCCGTTATGCTTGGAGACGGCTCATGCAGTGAAATCACAGGCGAGGAGGTCTTTGAAGCGGCAAAGGCTGGGGATTCGCTTGCCCAGCAAGTCTTACAGGAGGCAGGAGAATACCTTGGCATTGGATTAACGAACCTGATACATATCATTAATCCCGAGAAGATTGTCTTAAGCGGCGGAGTCATTAATGCACGGGAGTTTCTGCTCGATACTGTCCAGGAAACGATTCAAAAACGCGCACTGACGGAGAAGGCAAAAAAAACAGTGATTACTGTTTCCTCCTTTGGAAGCTATGCAACTGTCATAGGAGCCATATCCTTGGTTTTGCGTGAACTATTCTCGGAATCTCGGAGTCTCAAATAA